From the Tachyglossus aculeatus isolate mTacAcu1 chromosome 21, mTacAcu1.pri, whole genome shotgun sequence genome, one window contains:
- the LOC119942666 gene encoding hydroxycarboxylic acid receptor 2-like isoform X1: MPVPFPSAMNNKTCCVFRDKFIAQVLPPVLGLEFVFGTLGNGLALWAFCFYLKSWKSSRIFLFNLAIADFLLIFCLPFLTDNYVRKWDWTFGDIPCRLMLFMLAMNRQGSIIFLTVVAVDRYFRVVYPHHPLNKISNRTAAVITGLLWGVTIGLTSHLLFTSHLEHLGNSRFCSSFAICPTFRWHDAMFLLEFFLPLGIILFCSSSIVWSLRQRQLDKQVKIKRAIRFITVVAIVFVICFMPSVAVRIHIFWLLHTRGVHDCEVFRSADLAFYITLSFTYMNSMLDPLVYYFSSPSFPNLFTKLITCRLMSQPKGESDNNRSTSAEPTGDLSLTSPVSSNRLQSLPDVLLTNPERTRNAFHVPPTSP, translated from the coding sequence CCATGAACAACAAGACCTGCTGCGTTTTCCGAGACAAGTTCATCGCCCAAGTACTGCCCCCCGTGCTGGGCCTGGAGTTTGTGTTCGGAACCCTCGGCAACGGACTGGCTCTGTGGGCCTTCTGCTTCTACCTGAAATCCTGGAAATCCAGTCGGATCTTTCTGTTCAACCTGGCGATCGCCGATTTCCTTCTGATCTTCTGCCTCCCGTTCTTGACCGACAACTACGTGAGGAAGTGGGACTGGACGTTCGGGGACATCCCCTGCCGCCTGATGCTCTTCATGCTGGCTATGAACAGGCAGGGCAGCATCATCTTCCTCACGGTGGTGGCCGTGGACCGGTATTTCCGGGTGGTCTACCCTCACCACCCCCTGAACAAGATATCGAACCGGACTGCCGCCGTCATCACCGGCCTCCTGTGGGGCGTGACCATCGGGCTCACCTCGCACCTCCTCTTCACTTCCCACCTGGAGCACTTGGGCAACTCCCGCTTCTGCAGCAGCTTCGCCATCTGCCCCACTTTCCGCTGGCACGATGCCATGTTCCTCCTGGAGTTCTTCCTGCCCCTGGGCATCATCCTGTTCTGTTCGAGCAGCATCGTCTGGAGCCTGCGGCAAAGGCAGCTGGACAAGCAGGTCAAGATCAAGCGGGCCATCCGGTTCATCACCGTGGTGGCCATCGTGTTCGTCATCTGCTTCATGCCCAGCGTGGCCGTGCGGATCCACATCTTCTGGCTCCTCCATACCCGGGGCGTCCACGACTGCGAGGTCTTTCGCTCGGCCGACCTGGCCTTCTATATCACCCTCAGCTTCACCTACATGAACAGCATGCTGGATCCTCTGGTGTACTACTTCTCCAGTCCCTCTTTCCCGAACCTCTTCACCAAGCTCATCACCTGCCGGCTCATGTCGCAGCCAAAGGGAGAGTCCGACAACAACCGCAGCACTAGTGCGGAGCCCACGGGGGACTTGTCCCTGACCTCTCCGGTCAGTAGCAACCGGCTGCAGAGCCTCCCGGATGTATTACTCACCAACCCGGAGAGGACGCGGAACGCTTTCCATGTGCCGCCTACGTCCCCTTGA
- the LOC119942666 gene encoding hydroxycarboxylic acid receptor 2-like isoform X2 — MNNKTCCVFRDKFIAQVLPPVLGLEFVFGTLGNGLALWAFCFYLKSWKSSRIFLFNLAIADFLLIFCLPFLTDNYVRKWDWTFGDIPCRLMLFMLAMNRQGSIIFLTVVAVDRYFRVVYPHHPLNKISNRTAAVITGLLWGVTIGLTSHLLFTSHLEHLGNSRFCSSFAICPTFRWHDAMFLLEFFLPLGIILFCSSSIVWSLRQRQLDKQVKIKRAIRFITVVAIVFVICFMPSVAVRIHIFWLLHTRGVHDCEVFRSADLAFYITLSFTYMNSMLDPLVYYFSSPSFPNLFTKLITCRLMSQPKGESDNNRSTSAEPTGDLSLTSPVSSNRLQSLPDVLLTNPERTRNAFHVPPTSP, encoded by the coding sequence ATGAACAACAAGACCTGCTGCGTTTTCCGAGACAAGTTCATCGCCCAAGTACTGCCCCCCGTGCTGGGCCTGGAGTTTGTGTTCGGAACCCTCGGCAACGGACTGGCTCTGTGGGCCTTCTGCTTCTACCTGAAATCCTGGAAATCCAGTCGGATCTTTCTGTTCAACCTGGCGATCGCCGATTTCCTTCTGATCTTCTGCCTCCCGTTCTTGACCGACAACTACGTGAGGAAGTGGGACTGGACGTTCGGGGACATCCCCTGCCGCCTGATGCTCTTCATGCTGGCTATGAACAGGCAGGGCAGCATCATCTTCCTCACGGTGGTGGCCGTGGACCGGTATTTCCGGGTGGTCTACCCTCACCACCCCCTGAACAAGATATCGAACCGGACTGCCGCCGTCATCACCGGCCTCCTGTGGGGCGTGACCATCGGGCTCACCTCGCACCTCCTCTTCACTTCCCACCTGGAGCACTTGGGCAACTCCCGCTTCTGCAGCAGCTTCGCCATCTGCCCCACTTTCCGCTGGCACGATGCCATGTTCCTCCTGGAGTTCTTCCTGCCCCTGGGCATCATCCTGTTCTGTTCGAGCAGCATCGTCTGGAGCCTGCGGCAAAGGCAGCTGGACAAGCAGGTCAAGATCAAGCGGGCCATCCGGTTCATCACCGTGGTGGCCATCGTGTTCGTCATCTGCTTCATGCCCAGCGTGGCCGTGCGGATCCACATCTTCTGGCTCCTCCATACCCGGGGCGTCCACGACTGCGAGGTCTTTCGCTCGGCCGACCTGGCCTTCTATATCACCCTCAGCTTCACCTACATGAACAGCATGCTGGATCCTCTGGTGTACTACTTCTCCAGTCCCTCTTTCCCGAACCTCTTCACCAAGCTCATCACCTGCCGGCTCATGTCGCAGCCAAAGGGAGAGTCCGACAACAACCGCAGCACTAGTGCGGAGCCCACGGGGGACTTGTCCCTGACCTCTCCGGTCAGTAGCAACCGGCTGCAGAGCCTCCCGGATGTATTACTCACCAACCCGGAGAGGACGCGGAACGCTTTCCATGTGCCGCCTACGTCCCCTTGA